ATCTCCCTAAGCTCACAGGATTTTGCGTACTCACAGAGATATTCAGCGGTATGTTTCTGCGCGATTGTATTGTGGCCGTAGCGGGTGATTTGCTTGCTGAATGTGTCATTGTCCCGGACTGAACCCATTTCAGGATGGTGCATGTATATATACAGGCATTCGCGGACAAACGAAACACTTTCAGCCCTGCACAATGCCCGCGTAATGAAGTCAATATCTTCACCGGAAGAGCAGCCCTCTGTGAAACGGAGATTATTGCGCCTGAGAAATTCAGCACCGTACATACACGCCCACACCGCAGGAATATTCCCGCAGAGTATGAAGTCTTCACCGCACGAAATCTCTTCACCGTCAGCAGGAACTATATCAGCGTCGCTCCTTCCGTCCGTGAACCTGTCGACAAATCCGCAGAATGATATATCACATTCACGGGACGAAATCACATCATGAAGGCATGACACGAAATTTTCACGGATTACATCATCAGCGTCAACAAAGCATATATATTTACCCTGTGAGACATCAATCCCGGTGTTTCTCGCGGCTGATACTCCCCTGTTGAGGTCATTCGTGATTACACGGAATTTTCTGCCGGAAGCGTCAAGAATTTCACGCGCAATTTTCCCCGTGTCATCACATGAACAGTCATCAACAACAATAATCTCAATGTCAGCATATTTCTGTGAAATAACGCTCTCAAGACAAGGGGCAATTCTTTTCGCGGCGTTGAACGCAGGAATGATTACGCTAATCATAATCCTTGTGGGAAAACTCGTAGAATTTCGCAAACTTCATGAAGCGCAGTATCGATATATTCGCACAGTGTATGAAGCCCCACCAGCCGAGTAGAAAATATCTGTGGAGAATGTAATACTTCAGGAACTCAAGCGTCGAACATCCCACAAGCCGCCACGGGGAATAATTCTTGTGCTGAAGGATTGCGCGTTCGGCGAGCTTGTCGGACTCTCCGTTGTATTTGTCGATTACGTGATGGACTGACAAGAAAGAATAATGCTCCATGAGATTTTTGCACGTCCCGAATGTCGCATCGGGCCGGGCTTTTATGACATCATCATGGCCGTGTTCCCCGCTGGTTTTCCAGGCGTTTCGGTTGTAGAGGCGTATTGTCCTGTAGGGCTTCACCCATCTGTTTGCGCACTTCATTCCCGGATAGACTTCTCCGCGGGGGAGTATGTATGCGTCCTTTGTGCCGGAGCGTTTTATCTCTGCTATCTCTTCAGCTAGGGCAGGGGGGATTATTTCGTCAGCGTCAAGCCTCATTACCCAGTCAAACGAGCAATTATCCTCGGCGATTTTTACCTGATGCCCGCTCGACTGCCATTCGTGGAACATGAATTTTGCACCGTATGAGCGCGCTATTTCCTCCGTTCGGTCTGTGCTTCCTGAGTCAACTATGACAATTTCGTCAACAAGATTTTTCACCGACTCAAGCATTCGGGGCAACCGTTTTTCCTCGTTAAGCGTGATTACGTAGAGCGATAATTTTTCTATGTGCATGAATTTTCCCTTTCACTTTATGGATATTGATATTATACAGAAAAAAA
This DNA window, taken from Synergistaceae bacterium, encodes the following:
- a CDS encoding glycosyltransferase family 2 protein codes for the protein MHIEKLSLYVITLNEEKRLPRMLESVKNLVDEIVIVDSGSTDRTEEIARSYGAKFMFHEWQSSGHQVKIAEDNCSFDWVMRLDADEIIPPALAEEIAEIKRSGTKDAYILPRGEVYPGMKCANRWVKPYRTIRLYNRNAWKTSGEHGHDDVIKARPDATFGTCKNLMEHYSFLSVHHVIDKYNGESDKLAERAILQHKNYSPWRLVGCSTLEFLKYYILHRYFLLGWWGFIHCANISILRFMKFAKFYEFSHKDYD
- a CDS encoding glycosyltransferase family 2 protein → MISVIIPAFNAAKRIAPCLESVISQKYADIEIIVVDDCSCDDTGKIAREILDASGRKFRVITNDLNRGVSAARNTGIDVSQGKYICFVDADDVIRENFVSCLHDVISSRECDISFCGFVDRFTDGRSDADIVPADGEEISCGEDFILCGNIPAVWACMYGAEFLRRNNLRFTEGCSSGEDIDFITRALCRAESVSFVRECLYIYMHHPEMGSVRDNDTFSKQITRYGHNTIAQKHTAEYLCEYAKSCELREIAGRILLPQSVIRRLNLAAMKRSRAEYDAVLRDGEAMKILRRGICFFTLRRKPEVFMKAVMIMIMPGIYYGVRKG